Proteins encoded within one genomic window of Balaenoptera ricei isolate mBalRic1 chromosome 10, mBalRic1.hap2, whole genome shotgun sequence:
- the LOC132372529 gene encoding THO complex subunit 7 homolog, protein MGPVTDDEIIRKRLLIDGDGAGDDRRINLLVKSFIKWCNSGSQEEEYSQYQRMLSTLSRCEFSMGKTLLVYDMNLREMKNYEKTYKEIERSIAEAHEKIAECKKQILQAKRTRKYHQEYDALAKVIHRHPDRRETLKKLEALGKELEHLSHIKESVEGNLEWKRKQFYVLLSILYELKQTLENDEKPSKVEAAQETSMETDPKP, encoded by the coding sequence ATGGGGCCCGTGACTGACGACGAAATCATACGGAAGCGTCTCCTAATTGATGGAGATGGCGCTGGAGATGATCGGAGAATTAATCTGCTAGTGAAAAGTTTCATTAAATGGTGCAACTCTGGATCCCAGGAAGAGGAATACAGCCAGTACCAACGTATGCTGAGCACACTGTCCCGATGTGAATTTTCAATGGGCAAAACTTTGCTGGTATATGATATgaatctcagagaaatgaaaaattatgaaaaaacttACAAAGAAATAGAACGTAGCATTgctgaagcacatgaaaaaattgcTGAGTGCAAAAAGCAAATTCTTCAAGCAAAACGAACACGAAAATATCACCAAGAATACGATGCACTGGCAAAAGTGATCCACCGTCATCCAGACAGGCGTGAGACATTAAAGAAACTAGAGGCTCTGGGAAAAGAATTAGAGCATCTTTCACATATTAAAGAAAGTGTTGAAGGTAACCTggaatggaaaaggaaacagtttTACGTTCTTCTTAGTATCCTCTATGAACTTAAGCAAACACTGGAAAATGATGAAAAGCCCTCAAAGGTAGAAGCAGCTCAAGAAACAAGCATGGAAACTGATCCTAAACCATAG